GTGCAACTCCTCAGCAATCTTGTGTTTTCTACCTTCAAAATAGATCCTGACCTGTCTCCCCACCTCTGCCTCTGTTCTGAGCAAGTCTCATTTCTCCCCTAGACTGGGACTGCCTCTGACCACACTCTCTGCTTTGTCTTGCCCATCCCTACCATTTACATTCCTTCATCCCCCACTGAGAGCAGAGACAAAGCTCTTAATTAAAAGAAGATTCTCTTTACAACAGACTGAAAGAGTTAAGAAAGAACCTGACACTTGCTAAgctcttgctatgatttatgatGGACTGATTATTACAACTAAAAAACTTAATATGTAAGTTACATAACTGACCACAGCAAGCATCAcataattcttaaaattattattattactattatcactATTTGTTAGACTTTTTAAAGCTCTCTCTACACTCTTCTCCCACTTCCTCCCATCCATTCTTTTAACTGAGCATCACTGTCCTCATTTTTCAAATCAGAGTCACTGAGACTGAGAGTTGGAAGATCTCTTGCTCGAGATCAATAAGCTAAGAAGGCAAACTTAACTCAGGTGTCCTGTGATCATTCTGCCAATGGGAGACAGCCTCCTCTGGCCTCAGAGACCTTGGAGCCTAGAGGAACCTGACCACCTTCTCTGTTTCCCAAATACTGAAACCCTGTGCCTCCCAGGCAGCTGCTGCTTCCTTACCCACGCAGCCAATGGTCGCCACCCCGTCCTTGTAGCGCTCCCGCGCAGGGCCCGTCGGCTCCATCGCAGAGTCAGTCTGCTGCTCCACCAAGACGGCCGgcccgtcctcctcctcctcctcctccccggaGCCGCTACCCCAGGTGGCCCCGGCCACATCCCGGGCAATCttctcccgccagctgctcaggTCCACTGtgcagggaaggagaaagaggaggtggTTCTCCCCAGGGCCGCTGCCCATGATGATGGAGACTACGCTCTGCACAGCCGAGGTAAATGGCGCCCTCTGCATCTCGCAGAGCCAAGCTGCCTAACAGTAACCTCCCCAGCCTTCGCTTGACCCCACCCCGGAATCGGGGGCATTTCTGAGTTTCTAAAAAGCACcagcaagactgaaggcagtcaGCCACAGGGGCTCCAGCCTCCCTGCTGCCTCTCTTGTCCTACCAAGTCAGGCAGCTTCCTCTCCTGGCCCTCCCTGTGGCCTCTTGCCTGAGTTGATACTAGAGGGAAGGTATGCAAAATGATTCGGGGCCCTAGGTAGCCCCCACTGGCCCCCATACCTCCCCTGGAAGGGGCACATACCTTTCCCCGCAGTGATGGCTTCACAGGCTCTCAGCAGCTGCTCTGGCCCCAGAGCCCGAGTCCATCCTCTTCCCCGCCTCCGACTCTTCTTCAAGACTGAGATCAAAGGGTGCAAAAGCATGAGCTCACCCCACGGGGCTCAGGTACCCCCTCTCTCCCACCACCCTCAGACCCCAGATCAGGTCCTCCCTTTTGTCCCCTGCACCCCCCTACATCTCCCACACTGCCCTCCTCACTGCCCACTCACCACTGCTAGGGTCCTGTGGGGTGCGGGGATCCCGAGGGAAAGAGGTGAAAAGAACAATGTGGAGCTGGGGATAGTGTTGATGGAAATAATGCTTCCAGGCAACCACGAGAGCTGGCGGGGCCAGATCCACCTTGTTCAGGACAAGCACCAGGGCCAGCCCAAGCTCTCCAGTCACGTAGTCATAAAGTGCTGGTGGGAAATTCACAACCTGGAACAGGATATAAGAGAAGGGAGTGATGCAAGGTCAACCCAGAGTTCTCTGCCTACAGTGCCCTACTCACCAGGCACAGCTTGGAGAGAAGACCCTGGTGGTAGCAGATTCTGGGGCAACAAGGATAGATCAGCCAAACTGAACTAGGGAGACAAAGCAGCAGTGAGCATCACCTGCATGTCTGTCTCTGGGCATCCCCTGTGGGCCCGATTAGGGATGGTAAACAGCTAAAAACAAGGAAGCGGACCTAGCAATCGGGGATAAATGCTAGATCACTCACAGGGATGAGGACTGGGATAGAAATTAGTATCTATTTTTACACACACATCTGTCTGCATGTGTACACAAGCTTATGTGTTGGCATGCACGTGTGAGGTTTGCATTGAGCACATGTAGTTAAGTGAATATGTGAATGCACACGTATGTCTCTGACTATGTAGAGgtgtatgtgtacatgttaaTGATCTCCAACCTAAATATCCACACAGACTTCAGacctccctttctccccctggAGAATAACAGTGAAGCAGCACAGCCAGATCCCAGGAGAGCTGTCCAGCAGCATGTCTAGAGCCTTAACCACTACCCTAGCATCCCAAGTGAGGCTGAGTTCTGTAGTGACTCATATggcagggaagcccacttcacAGACTCCCCTGGAGCTCCACACTGAGACTTCCTATTAGCTCTGGTGTGCTAGGAAACAGGAACAGTTTTCCATCAAAGGATTAAAGAACAGGAGAGGCAGTTGGTCAGAGGAGGAGTGACAGGCTCTGACACTGATGAATAAAGACTGAGTTCCCAACTGCAGACTTCAGCAGGGTAGAGGAGACTGGAAAGGAAGGGATTACATCTATGTCTCCCAACTACTGCCTCTGCCCTTTACCCCAccagaacctccctccctcctgccccttgcCCACCCTCATCTCAGGACTCACTGGATGTCGGATATCAGTAATCAGCAGAACAATATCAGACATCTCTAACACTCGCCACAGCTGCCTCCATGTCTGAAAAGACAAAATCAGTGAAAGAGAACTTGAGCCCAGAGTCACTCTCCTGCCTGACTCAAACCAATTTGGCCATGGGTGACTATGCCCCACTCCTGTTCCGACTCTAGTCTCACCTCCAGATTGTGCTCAAAGTAGCTGAGTTTCTCAGAGGTGTAAGCCCCATGAATCTTCCCAAGATACTCCTGGAAGCTCCGTTCCTCCTGGCTCATCAGTTGCTCCTTAGACATCTCATAGCTCCAAGGAGGACGTCGGGGAAAGTCCAGGACTGAGTAATCAAGAAAAAGTCCAAATAAGTTTCGGGATAGTTTCAAGACTCAAGGGTGCATTTCCCAGACCCCTTCTTCCTCCCAGTCGGCTCTTACTCTTCCAAACTCCTTTCCCCAGCCCACTGCCTGTCCCAAGCATCCAGGCGCTGAGCTCTCACTCACCAGAGCCGGGCTGGTAGACCTCCCGGatgtccagctccagcagctcaGCACTGACGGGCTGTAGCACTTGCTCCCGGGcagctctctttctcctctccacTTCCTCCCGGCTGTCTCGCTCAAAATGCAGCCGGTATCTAACAGGGAAGGGACCACAGCATCCATCGCAATCCTTGGCCCACAAACTCTTCTCTCCAGACTTCAAGTCTCGCTTCTCAGCCGGCCCTCCCCCAAATCTCTTTCGTGCAACAACAGGCCTTCCCCTAAGTTTCGTCCAGAAACAGCCAAACTCTCTCCAGGCTCTGCGGAAGGGAAGATTGTAGCCCGCTCCACAAGCTTCCCTTGTGCCCTAGCGGCCCATGGAGAACCGTGGCATCCCAGCCCTCCCCCAATCTCCAGTTTCAAGCCTCCACCAGCAGCAGCCTGCTTTCCCCCAACGCTCTGACTTCCGGGTAGGCGGGGAAACTTGGGCCAGAGCACCCCGCCCACTCTCACCGATTTGGGTCATAGCCTCGCGGGCCCAGCCCTTGGGAAGGTTGCTGGTTGAGCCTGCGGATGTGATGGGTCACAGACTCCCCGTCCGAGGTGTCGGTCTGCTCCTCCCGCCGCTCTCGGCTCCCGCTGCGGCTGTTGGAACTGGATCGCAGCCCATCTTGAAGCCCTGCGAGGAGGAGCCGGTGACGCCAGTGCTGGCCAGTTCTCAGGGGCCAAAAGACCCCCTCCCCGGTCGGCCTGGCTCCTCCCCACACCACCGCACTTCTTTTGAGACCGGGCCCTCCCACCTACTCTGCCCAGGACCCTCCCGGATGTGCGTGGGGGGAGgcactcctcctcctccagggatctgcGGGGATGGCGCCCCGTTGGAGCTGGAGGGattcccctcccccaactctcCATCCTTCCCCACCCCTTCCAGATGTAGGGGGCTGCGGTGAGGGAATCCCCTCCGCGATCGCCCACGCGCGTCGGCACGCGGCGGCCACCCCCTCCCACGCCTCCCAGAGGTGAGGCGGGCACACCCCTCCTTCCAGATGTGCGGGAGTCcgagccccgccccctcctctgGCTCCCGCACTGACCTCTCTTCCGCTCCCGCTTGTCCTGCAACTGCTTTTTCTTCTGCTTCACGCTGAAAGGCTTCTTCCTCGGCATGGCCCGGACCAGTCACCTGGCCCGCCCTCCGCCGAGCTCCCGCCGCCTCAACTGACTCCCCCCGGGGCAGCCCCCGCCGCAAGGGCCCTGGACcctggagggggcggggctgaAGGTGACGTCAGCGGGCGGGCCCGGCCGCTGCGCCCGGGCGGCCCGGGTGGAAGACAACGGGGAAATACAGTCACTTCCCAGTGAGAGCGAGGCGAGAGGATGATGCAGGGTAGGCTACCCGCACGTGAGAGCCAGTGGCACGGAGAGGGCGCTGCGGCGGCGAGGAAGGAGGCGCGCGTGGGAGGATCGGGCTAACTTCGTCACGGACGCTACCAACTCGCCTTCAGAGGAGGGGGGACGCGTGTCATCACTACCTTGCGCGCCGGGGAGAAGCTACCACTCACCTGGAGGGGGCGG
The sequence above is a segment of the Capra hircus breed San Clemente chromosome 23, ASM170441v1, whole genome shotgun sequence genome. Coding sequences within it:
- the GNL1 gene encoding guanine nucleotide-binding protein-like 1; this translates as MPRKKPFSVKQKKKQLQDKRERKRGLQDGLRSSSNSRSGSRERREEQTDTSDGESVTHHIRRLNQQPSQGLGPRGYDPNRYRLHFERDSREEVERRKRAAREQVLQPVSAELLELDIREVYQPGSVLDFPRRPPWSYEMSKEQLMSQEERSFQEYLGKIHGAYTSEKLSYFEHNLETWRQLWRVLEMSDIVLLITDIRHPVVNFPPALYDYVTGELGLALVLVLNKVDLAPPALVVAWKHYFHQHYPQLHIVLFTSFPRDPRTPQDPSSVLKKSRRRGRGWTRALGPEQLLRACEAITAGKVDLSSWREKIARDVAGATWGSGSGEEEEEEDGPAVLVEQQTDSAMEPTGPARERYKDGVATIGCVGFPNVGKSSLINGLVGRKVVSVSRTPGHTRYFQTYFLTPSVKLCDCPGLIFPSLLPRQLQVLAGIYPIAQIQEPYTAVGYLASRIPVQALLHLRHPEAEDPSAEHPWCAWDICEAWAEKRGYKTAKAARNDVYRAANSLLRLALDGRLSLCFHPPGYNEQKGTWESHPETMELVVLQGRVGPAGDEEEEEEEELSSSCEEEGEEDRDADEEGEGDEDTPTSAPGSSLAARNPYALLGEDEC